In the Oreochromis aureus strain Israel breed Guangdong linkage group 14, ZZ_aureus, whole genome shotgun sequence genome, one interval contains:
- the si:ch73-281n10.2 gene encoding non-histone chromosomal protein HMG-14A isoform X1 produces MGRKKATTDADASAEPRRKSQRLSEKETQPKPQPEKTKAPPKTKKVKEAAKAEEKKEEPQAEKEEVPAENGEAKADEQAAAADEKDAKAEEEEKAAE; encoded by the exons ATGGGAAGGAAGAAA GCTACCACTGATGCAGATGCAAGTGCAGAG ccaAGGAGAAAGTCTCAGAGGTTGTCAGAA AAAGAGACGCAACCAAAACCCCAGCCAGAAAAGACAAAG GCACCCCCCAAGACCAAAAAGGTGAAAGAGGCAGCCAaggcagaggagaaaaaagaagaacCTCAGGCAGAAAAAGAAGAGGTGCCAGCAGAAAATGGAGAGGCCAAAGCTGATGAG caggccgcagcaGCAGATGAAAAGGACGCCAaggctgaagaggaggagaaagcaGCAGAGTAG
- the si:ch73-281n10.2 gene encoding non-histone chromosomal protein HMG-14A isoform X2, with protein sequence MGRKKATTDADASAEPRRKSQRLSEKETQPKPQPEKTKAPPKTKKVKEAAKAEEKKEEPQAEKEEVPAENGEAKADEAAAADEKDAKAEEEEKAAE encoded by the exons ATGGGAAGGAAGAAA GCTACCACTGATGCAGATGCAAGTGCAGAG ccaAGGAGAAAGTCTCAGAGGTTGTCAGAA AAAGAGACGCAACCAAAACCCCAGCCAGAAAAGACAAAG GCACCCCCCAAGACCAAAAAGGTGAAAGAGGCAGCCAaggcagaggagaaaaaagaagaacCTCAGGCAGAAAAAGAAGAGGTGCCAGCAGAAAATGGAGAGGCCAAAGCTGATGAG gccgcagcaGCAGATGAAAAGGACGCCAaggctgaagaggaggagaaagcaGCAGAGTAG
- the get1 gene encoding guided entry of tail-anchored proteins factor 1 isoform X1 yields the protein MAAGYAWFLVLGSVFLCNLMKILLPTISSFLSKMVQKDAEQESEMRAEIQEMKKEQSSISMMDEFARYARLERKINKTTDKLKTHVKSRTAQQAKMKWVVSIVFYILQAALMISLIWKYYSDPVTVVPSRWIAPVERLVAFPTGVAGGVGITCWLVVCNKVVTLALNAVS from the exons atGGCGGCCGGCTATGCATGGTTCCTGGTGCTTGGCTCGGTTTTTCTCTGCAATCTTATGAAAATCCTTCTACCGACCATATCTTCCTTC CTCTCAAAGATGGTGCAGAAAGATGCTGAGCAGGAGAGTGAGATGAGGGCTGAAATCCAAGAGATGAAGAAGGAGCAGTCCTCCATTAGCATGATGGATGAGTTTGCTAGATATGCCAGACTGGAGCGCAAAATCAACAAGACAACAGACAAGCTGAAAACACATG TCAAATCAAGAACCGCTCAACAAGCCAAAATGAAGTGGGTTGTGAGCATTGTTTTTTACATACTGCAG gctGCGCTGATGATTTCATTGATATGGAAGTATTACTCTGATCCAGTGACTGTGGTACCAAGTAGATGGATTGCTCCTGTGGAGCGCCTCGTGGCTTTCCCAACAGGAGTGGCAG gtgGAGTAGGAATCACATGCTGGTTGGTGGTTTGCAACAAAGTAGTTACTCTGGCTCTGAATGCTGTGAGCTAA
- the get1 gene encoding guided entry of tail-anchored proteins factor 1 isoform X2 encodes MVQKDAEQESEMRAEIQEMKKEQSSISMMDEFARYARLERKINKTTDKLKTHVKSRTAQQAKMKWVVSIVFYILQAALMISLIWKYYSDPVTVVPSRWIAPVERLVAFPTGVAGGVGITCWLVVCNKVVTLALNAVS; translated from the exons ATGGTGCAGAAAGATGCTGAGCAGGAGAGTGAGATGAGGGCTGAAATCCAAGAGATGAAGAAGGAGCAGTCCTCCATTAGCATGATGGATGAGTTTGCTAGATATGCCAGACTGGAGCGCAAAATCAACAAGACAACAGACAAGCTGAAAACACATG TCAAATCAAGAACCGCTCAACAAGCCAAAATGAAGTGGGTTGTGAGCATTGTTTTTTACATACTGCAG gctGCGCTGATGATTTCATTGATATGGAAGTATTACTCTGATCCAGTGACTGTGGTACCAAGTAGATGGATTGCTCCTGTGGAGCGCCTCGTGGCTTTCCCAACAGGAGTGGCAG gtgGAGTAGGAATCACATGCTGGTTGGTGGTTTGCAACAAAGTAGTTACTCTGGCTCTGAATGCTGTGAGCTAA
- the LOC116330342 gene encoding lebercilin-like protein isoform X1: MMQKAVAHMKQGEGMTCSSDTSRWFSPSGLYSSSDDPQYTSVCEDKADAIPSFQWQGSKQSRRLVFGNKAQGGSMQKTNPTTNCYMVSLPPIRSLETPKPSLKCVRELKNKVWSLQQELCESRTENKLLKNVQHRHMVALQYFQDSENSIAQIETKYKNEARALQQLLRETRTCRDNLARQLRSTEDKLLHTKETLQHLQLLIQDHNLLEREELTLRLAKASAELEEKDKKILDMEKNFELCQASFKRQIVTEQRKMKEARKISMHLQEQVYQLTRELACREREMEKRNIYSHRFQNGSSNRGRENKMVQTDGLVLLPIGPASLLENEYSEPVQRLEQQESSVNWGRYGPAQESLAIKRLEREGPAHLSLKENHQDDAKISANCSEISSSDNSPEPLNEEDCIKEKEESEPTRALNGPESTVKYRFSDTCSDESPENENNGEALQVLEEKRQAQHKSTMAFTLERCLNRAAPKRKESRFPRIRNSYTFKQTTENLHCGRPAYSTEDLSPQGSSEVEILSRIPELHLPDEKTEGGGAHSS, from the exons ATGATGCAGAAGGCTGTTGCCCACATGAAGCAGGGTGAAGGTATGACCTGCAGCTCTGACACCTCTAGGTGGTTCAGTCCCTCCGGGCTATACAGTAGCTCTGATGATCCACAATACACCTCTGTGTGTGAGGACAAAGCAGATGCCATCCCATCATTTCAGTGGCAAGGATCAAAGCAGTCTAGAAGACTTGTATTTG GTAATAAAGCCCAAGGGGGGAGCATGCAAAAGACAAACCCTACTACAAACTGCTATATGGTTAGCTTGCCTCCAATCAGGTCCCTGGAGACTCCAAAGCCAAGCTTGAAGTGCGTCAGGGAGCTTAAGAACAAGGTGTGGAGTCTGCAGCAGGAGCTGTGTGAGTCCAGGACGGAGAACAAACTCCTGAAGAACGTCCAGCATCGCCACATGGTGGCACTGCAGTACTTCCAAGACTCAGAGAACAGTATCGCACAG ATTGAAACCAAGTACAAAAACGAAGCCAGAGCTCTTCAGCAATTGCTCCGTGAGACCCGCACCTGCCGTGACAACCTAGCAAGGCAGCTGAGAAGCACAGAAGACAAACTGTTGCACACAAAAGAAACTCTCCAGCACCTGCAGCTGCTCATCCAGGATCACAACCTGCTGGAGCGGGAGGAGCTCACCCTGAGGCTGGCCAAGGCCTCTGCAGAGCTGGAGGAGAAGGACAAGAAGATACTG GACATGGAGAAGAATTTTGAGTTGTGCCAAGCTTCATTCAAGCGGCAAATAGTCACAGAGCAAAGAAAGATGAAAGAGGCGAGAAAAATATCCATGCACCTGCAAGAGCAAGTATATCAGCTCACCAGAGAACTTGCG TGCAGAGAGCGGGAAATGGAAAAACGTAACATTTACTCCCACCGATTCCAGAACGGCTCGAGCAATAGag gCAGGGAAAACAAGATGGTTCAAACAGATGGATTAGTCCTACTCCCCATTGGCCCTGCAAGTCTTTTGGAGAATGAATATTCAGAGCCTGTTCAGAGACTGGAGCAGCAGGAGAGCTCTGTGAACTGG GGTCGTTACGGTCCAGCGCAGGAGTCTTTGGCTATAAAACGTCTAGAGAGAGAGGGTCCTGCTCATTTGTCTTTAAAAGAGAATCACCAAGACGATGCAAAGATATCTGCAA ATTGCAGTGAGATCAGCAGTTCAGATAACAGTCCAGAGCCTCTAAATGAAGAAGATTGTATCAAAGAAAAGGAGGAATCAGAACCCACACGGGCGCTCAATGGACCTGAATCCACAGTAAAATATCGGTTTTCAGACACCTGTTCAGATGAGAGTCCAGAAAACGAAAATAATGGAGAAGCCCTACAGGTGCTGGAAGAGAAGCGACAAGCACAGCACAAAAGCACAATGGCCTTCACTTTAGAGAGGTGTCTGAATCGAGCAGCaccaaagagaaaagaaagcagaTTCCCCAGAATCAGAAACAGCTACACCTTCAAACAGACCACAGAGAACCTGCACTGTGGAAGACCAGCCTACAGCACTGAGGACTTGAGCCCACAGGGAAGCTCTGAGGTGGAGATCCTCAGTAGAATTCCTGAGCTTCATCTACCAGATGAGAAAACTGAGGGAGGTGGAGCACACAGCTCTTAG
- the LOC116330342 gene encoding lebercilin-like protein isoform X2, producing MMQKAVAHMKQGEGMTCSSDTSRWFSPSGLYSSSDDPQYTSVCEDKADAIPSFQWQGSKQSRRLVFGNKAQGGSMQKTNPTTNCYMVSLPPIRSLETPKPSLKCVRELKNKVWSLQQELCESRTENKLLKNVQHRHMVALQYFQDSENSIAQIETKYKNEARALQQLLRETRTCRDNLARQLRSTEDKLLHTKETLQHLQLLIQDHNLLEREELTLRLAKASAELEEKDKKILDMEKNFELCQASFKRQIVTEQRKMKEARKISMHLQEQVYQLTRELAGRYGPAQESLAIKRLEREGPAHLSLKENHQDDAKISANCSEISSSDNSPEPLNEEDCIKEKEESEPTRALNGPESTVKYRFSDTCSDESPENENNGEALQVLEEKRQAQHKSTMAFTLERCLNRAAPKRKESRFPRIRNSYTFKQTTENLHCGRPAYSTEDLSPQGSSEVEILSRIPELHLPDEKTEGGGAHSS from the exons ATGATGCAGAAGGCTGTTGCCCACATGAAGCAGGGTGAAGGTATGACCTGCAGCTCTGACACCTCTAGGTGGTTCAGTCCCTCCGGGCTATACAGTAGCTCTGATGATCCACAATACACCTCTGTGTGTGAGGACAAAGCAGATGCCATCCCATCATTTCAGTGGCAAGGATCAAAGCAGTCTAGAAGACTTGTATTTG GTAATAAAGCCCAAGGGGGGAGCATGCAAAAGACAAACCCTACTACAAACTGCTATATGGTTAGCTTGCCTCCAATCAGGTCCCTGGAGACTCCAAAGCCAAGCTTGAAGTGCGTCAGGGAGCTTAAGAACAAGGTGTGGAGTCTGCAGCAGGAGCTGTGTGAGTCCAGGACGGAGAACAAACTCCTGAAGAACGTCCAGCATCGCCACATGGTGGCACTGCAGTACTTCCAAGACTCAGAGAACAGTATCGCACAG ATTGAAACCAAGTACAAAAACGAAGCCAGAGCTCTTCAGCAATTGCTCCGTGAGACCCGCACCTGCCGTGACAACCTAGCAAGGCAGCTGAGAAGCACAGAAGACAAACTGTTGCACACAAAAGAAACTCTCCAGCACCTGCAGCTGCTCATCCAGGATCACAACCTGCTGGAGCGGGAGGAGCTCACCCTGAGGCTGGCCAAGGCCTCTGCAGAGCTGGAGGAGAAGGACAAGAAGATACTG GACATGGAGAAGAATTTTGAGTTGTGCCAAGCTTCATTCAAGCGGCAAATAGTCACAGAGCAAAGAAAGATGAAAGAGGCGAGAAAAATATCCATGCACCTGCAAGAGCAAGTATATCAGCTCACCAGAGAACTTGCG GGTCGTTACGGTCCAGCGCAGGAGTCTTTGGCTATAAAACGTCTAGAGAGAGAGGGTCCTGCTCATTTGTCTTTAAAAGAGAATCACCAAGACGATGCAAAGATATCTGCAA ATTGCAGTGAGATCAGCAGTTCAGATAACAGTCCAGAGCCTCTAAATGAAGAAGATTGTATCAAAGAAAAGGAGGAATCAGAACCCACACGGGCGCTCAATGGACCTGAATCCACAGTAAAATATCGGTTTTCAGACACCTGTTCAGATGAGAGTCCAGAAAACGAAAATAATGGAGAAGCCCTACAGGTGCTGGAAGAGAAGCGACAAGCACAGCACAAAAGCACAATGGCCTTCACTTTAGAGAGGTGTCTGAATCGAGCAGCaccaaagagaaaagaaagcagaTTCCCCAGAATCAGAAACAGCTACACCTTCAAACAGACCACAGAGAACCTGCACTGTGGAAGACCAGCCTACAGCACTGAGGACTTGAGCCCACAGGGAAGCTCTGAGGTGGAGATCCTCAGTAGAATTCCTGAGCTTCATCTACCAGATGAGAAAACTGAGGGAGGTGGAGCACACAGCTCTTAG